A region of the Candidatus Obscuribacterales bacterium genome:
GCGATTCTCTTGAATAGGGGAGTTCATAGTGCATGGCACCAGGCTGCCAGTCATTCGGATGGCCATAGAAGGGATACGCATAGGGACCATTGCCGAACTCAGAGCTTGAAGGCTTCACTACGATGGCCTGCATTACGCCGTCTCGGGTGAAAAGTGCATCCGTGATATAGCCCACACCTGTGTCATTGCCAAGGCTGGCAAAGTCATCGATGATGTCGGTGATCTTCCAAATACGCGGCCCCGTCATGACATCGCTTTCCACTTGGGTGCTTTTCTCAAGATCCCCCTTGAAGATGTAGGCATCGTCGACATACTCATCGTTGAACAGGTTGTAGTCTTCGACATTGTCTTCGCGAACCGGTATGCGAACGCCTTGTTGGCCAAGTTGAGTCTCCTCCCACGGAATGGAGACGTGCCTGTCGCCGCTTCCCCACATGCCACCGACATCCGCGATGAGGGTCACAATCTGATTCTCTTCATCCAGGATGACATTCTCGATTGTGCCAATAACATTACCTTGAGCACCTATCGCCTTGGTATTCAGCAGCGTCTCGGCTCTTATGCCTCCTTGCTGATAAAGCGCATCGTAACTCCATTCATCCAAGGGGCGAGGGTTATCCTGACTCTGTGCGGCCTGAGCTGTCGGCATGGAGATAGTCATGAATGCGAACGATAGCGCAGATACAGTTTTGCCATGTGGCTTCATAGTGAG
Encoded here:
- a CDS encoding PRC-barrel domain-containing protein; its protein translation is MKPHGKTVSALSFAFMTISMPTAQAAQSQDNPRPLDEWSYDALYQQGGIRAETLLNTKAIGAQGNVIGTIENVILDEENQIVTLIADVGGMWGSGDRHVSIPWEETQLGQQGVRIPVREDNVEDYNLFNDEYVDDAYIFKGDLEKSTQVESDVMTGPRIWKITDIIDDFASLGNDTGVGYITDALFTRDGVMQAIVVKPSSSEFGNGPYAYPFYGHPNDWQPGAMHYELPYSRESLSDMPAFDYKKYDSLWNG